One genomic segment of Hordeum vulgare subsp. vulgare chromosome 2H, MorexV3_pseudomolecules_assembly, whole genome shotgun sequence includes these proteins:
- the LOC123424632 gene encoding putative kinase-like protein TMKL1, whose translation MRALPSYSYLLVAGFFLLCTPLSVAGAAGDVALVVDKLKPALQGNAAAGNAQLATWNASTPLCLWRGLRWSTPAGRPLRCDAPGARANLSLATDASLLLTSIRLPAAALAGRLPPELGAFPALQSVYLAANSLSGEIPLELGNAPALSDLDLAGNALSGALPPSIWNLCDRLAGLRLHGNALTGAIPVPAGPNDTCDGLRVLDLGANRFSGDFPAFLTDFRGLRRLDLGGNRLEGPIPESLAAMRGLQMLNLSYNNFSGQLPPGFAASSFTAESFLGNSPALCGPPLQQPCVSPSGLSSGSVAGMVIGLMAGGVVLASVCIGWAQGRWRRNRVRRAAEEGVETEEGGEGKLVVFQGGEHLTLEEVLNATGQVVEKASYCTVYKAKLADAGGSIELRLLREGSCKDAASCGPAVRRIGRARHENLVPLRAFYQGRRGEKLLVYDYFPHRTLHDLLHGGGLESRPALTWPRRHKIALGAARALAYLHESRHGDAPVVHGNVRSSNVLVDEYFVPRVTEYAVVGRLLVPSAAEAVLSAAKSDGYCAPELLAMKRCAPRTDVYAFGILLLELLMGRKPSPAANGGDDLPSLVKAAVLEETAAEVFDPEVAKGVRSPAEEGLVQALKLAMGCCAPVAAARPSMAEVARQLEESRPKASRSALYSPAETRSEAGTPTTAA comes from the coding sequence ATGCGCGCGCTACCAAGCTACTCgtacctcctcgtcgccggcttcTTCCTGCTCTGCACCCCGCTGTCCGTCGCCGGGGCCGCGGGAGACGTCGCGCTCGTCGTCGACAAGCTGAAGCCGGCGCTGCAGGGCAATGCCGCCGCCGGCAACGCGCAGCTAGCCACCTGGAACGCCTCCACGCCGCTCTGCCTCTGGCGGGGCCTCCGCTGGTCCACGCCCGCGGGCCGACCGCTCCGCTGCGACGCCCCCGGCGCGCGGGCCAACCTCTCGCTCGCGACAGACGCCTCCCTGCTTCTAACCTCCATCCGCCTCCCCGCCGCCGCGctcgccggccgcctcccgccgGAGCTCGGCGCCTTCCCGGCCCTCCAGTCCGTCTACCTCGCCGCCAACTCGCTCTCCGGGGAAATCCCGCTCGAGCTCGGCAACGCGCCCGCGCTGTCCGACCTCGACCTCGCCGGCAACGCCCTCTCCGGCGCGCTCCCGCCCTCTATATGGAACCTCTGCGACCGCCTCGCAGGGCTCCGCCTCCACGGCAACGCTCTCACGGGGGCGATTCCCGTGCCGGCGGGGCCGAATGATACGTGTGACGGTCTCCGGGTTCTTGACCTCGGCGCCAACCGCTTCTCCGGCGACTTCCCGGCGTTCCTCACGGACTTCCGTGGCCTCCGGCGCCTCGACCTCGGCGGCAACCGCCTCGAGGGACCCATACCGGAGTCACTCGCCGCTATGAGAGGCCTCCAGATGCTCAACCTTTCGTACAACAACTTCTCCGGCCAGCTGCCTCCGGGCTTCGCGGCCTCGAGCTTCACCGCCGAATCGTTCCTCGGAAACAGCCCTGCGCTGTGCGGCCCGCCGTTGCAGCAGCCGTGCGTGTCCCCTTCGGGCCTCAGCTCCGGCAGCGTCGCGGGGATGGTCATCGGGCTGATGGCCGGCGGCGTCGTGCTTGCGTCGGTGTGCATCGGCTGGGCGCAGGGGAGGTGGAGGCGGAACAGGGTGAGGCGAGCGGCGGAGGAGGGGGTGGAGACCGAGGAAGGCGGCGAGGGGAAGCTGGTGGTGTTCCAGGGCGGGGAGCACCTCACGCTGGAGGAGGTGCTGAACGCGACGGGGCAGGTGGTGGAGAAGGCGAGCTACTGCACGGTGTACAAGGCGAAGCTGGCGGACGCCGGCGGCAGCATCGAGCTCCGGCTGCTGCGCGAGGGGAGCTGCAAGGACGCGGCGTCGTGCGGGCCGGCCGTGCGGCGCATCGGGCGCGCGCGGCACGAGAACCTGGTGCCGCTCCGGGCCTTCTACCAGGGCCGGCGCGGCGAGAAGCTgctcgtgtacgactacttccctcACCGGACGCTCCATGACCTCCTCCACGGCGGCGGCCTCGAGAGCAGGCCGGCACTGACATGGCCGCGGCGGCACAAGATCGCGTTGGGCGCGGCGCGCGCGCTGGCGTACCTGCACGAGAGCCGGCACGGGGACGCGCCGGTGGTGCACGGCAACGTGCGGTCGTCGAACGTGCTGGTGGACGAATACTTCGTGCCGAGGGTGACCGAAtacgcggtggtgggcaggctgctGGTGCCGTCGGCGGCGGAGGCCGTGCTGTCGGCGGCGAAGTCGGACGGGTACTGCGCGCCGGAGCTGCTGGCGATGAAGCGGTGCGCTCCACGGACCGACGTGTACGCGTTCGGGATACTGCTGCTGGAGCTGCTGATGGGCAGGAAGCCCTCCCCGGCGGCGAACGGGGGCGACGACCTGCCGTCGCTGGTGAAGGCGGCGGTGCTGGAGGAGACGGCCGCGGAGGTGTTCGACCCGGAGGTGGCGAAGGGCGTGCGGAGCCCGGCGGAGGAGGGCCTCGTGCAGGCGCTGAAGCTGGCGATGGGCTGCTGCGcgccggtggcggcggcgaggccgAGCATGGCGGAGGTGGCGCGGCAGCTGGAGGagagccggcccaaggccagccggTCGGCGCTGTACAGCCCCGCCGAGACGAGGAGCGAGGCCGGCACGCCGACGACCGCCGCGTAG